The genomic window GTTACTGCCTGGGAGTACGCCCCTGTGTGCTCCCCTCTCCACGGGGAAGGGGCAGGGCCTGGTGGGGCACCAGCCTGTGGGCAGAACCGTAGCTACTGTCCCTGGGATGCATCTGTCCCTGGGATGAGGACGTCCGAGCAGAGGGCCTGGTTCGGAACACAGTGGGCACCCACCACTCACTTCCGGGAGCCCAGCAGGAGGAGGGCTGGGACCCACAGGTAGGGTGCAGGCCAGATCCCACCACGGGCTTTGCACAACTTAACTAAAGGGGAACAGACATTCAGAGTGGCTAAGCAACTTCCAAGGCCATGAAAGTGCAAAGCTGAGATCCACAAACTGGGATGTTTGCCATCAGTCCGGCAACAGATAATTTTGGAGTCTCTGTGGGTGTGAAGCCACAGTCAAGGAGACACATGTCCACGCCCCTGAGCATTCCCAGTTCCCGATTATACCAGACTCTGCGCAGTTTAGATGTTACTTTCGTGACCACTGTCTAGCTGGATTCTTGGAACAACCTTGGGGGATGACGTGGTGGTCCCTTCTCCAGCTGCGTGCACGTCCCCTTGGGGTGAACTTCTGTGGACCCCGCTTAGCCCCTGAGAGCAGGGGTTCCAAAGCGGGGCCCCCAGGGCGAGGCTGTGCCTTCCCGAGCCCCGTCTGGAGATGGGGGACGGCTCTAGTCTTGCCGCGAGCCGGAACATGTGGTTCTGCTTGTTGACTCTTCCCCGCAGAAGAGAACGGACGAGGCCGCCTTCCAGAAGCTCATGAACAACCTGGACAGCAACAAGGACAACGAGGTGGACTTCCAGGAGTACTGTGTCTTCCTGTCATGCGTTGCCATGATGTGCAATGAGTTCTTCGAAGGGTTCCCCGATAAGCAGCCCCGGAAGAAGTGAAAGCcccccctgggggtgggggtacccTACCTGTTGGCAGAGGGCACCGGACCTCACCCCGGCCCCCCCAGATGTGTGCACGATGTGACCAAGTTCAATAAAGAGTCTTAGAAGTTTTGAGGTTGATGGTCTGAGAGGCTCTGGGGCTGCGGTGAGGGCTGAGGGACGGGTCACGGTGGGCAGCACAGGCGGTGGACAGCGGTTCCGTGGAGAGCAGACTagtgagggtgggggcaggggtgagtgGAAGACTGTGTGTGCGCATGATGGAGCTGCCTGATGGTGCCCAGGGCAGGGCAAAGAACTCCCAAAGGCTTGGAGCGCCCCGGCTGTGGGGTCTTTGCCAGCAGACTAGTCCCTCCCACCTCAGCCTTGCCTCTGGAGAGATTGAAGGTCACATCTGCTCTTGGCTGGGGCCTGGAATGGAGTTTGGGTGCCCTGGGGCAAGGAGCTGAATCACGAGGGCCCTGCCCTGCGGGCCCCTTCCAATGCCCTAGTTTCCAGCCCAGGGATGGGTGAGTCCCTCCTGTCCGTGGTTAGGTCAGGGAGGCCATGTGGAAGGAGACCACCCCATTGCAGCAGCCTGAGAATGTCACCAGCGACCCTGGGAGGAGGGCTGTTACCAGTTAGGGTCATGGTCCTTCAGAGAGGGACAAAAGGACCTCAAAGGGAAGAGTGGAGGATGgtagctggggtgggagggagggaagtggtgGGAGGTGGCCctaattttagagatgaaattCCAGACATGTGATCTGATCAATAGAACTGAGATTTTTCTTCCCCCAGAGAACACCAGGCCTAATGTCGTGTCCCTTCAGGTTAAAGGCTGATGGGTGATGGAAGTTCTTCTGCAGGCCGGGCCTGGGGTTGTGGGGCCTTTAAGAAGAAGGCGGTGAGGGTGATGGCCCcttttttgggggttttggttCCCTTGACCTTTCAagctttccctttccttctcattACACCCTGTTTTTCTCTCCAGTGTCGAGCAGTGGGGCAGGTGACTCAGATGTTCCCCCGAGTGTGACTGCAGAGGCCTGGCTAGGGTTTTGGTCCAGGAAaaagcctgcctcctctccttctgccaggGCCCTGGCCGCCCATCTTCTAAGGGAGTGCCCTCCCCCAGGGATGTTCCCGCATCACTCTGCCTCGGAAACTCCCGTTGCTCAGAGACCAGtccctgctgcctctctctctccctctccttgccagcccaggtgggggcggggcggggcagagTGGGCGCAGGGCGGAGGGTCTAGGCCTGGTGGGGATGTGGCACCCACAGGTGCAGTCTGACTCAGCTCTGTTCTCACACTTGAACCGCTTGGTGGTAAAAGTGTCTCTCCTCGGATTCAGgccactctccctgccccctgctccatTCCATCCTGCACTGCaccctgagcctgcttccctgtcacCTGGGCTTAGCCTTCCTGGACCCCTTCCATGTCGCCGATTCCCAGGCCTCTGTTCCACATCTCTGACAACTCTTTCCCATGAAGATGAGCGGAGAGGCATCTTAAGCTTCGACTCCATGGTTGCTAATGACCTTGACCTTGACTTCCATGCCCTCAGCAGGGAACATCTTCCCTCATGGATTCCCATCTCAAGTTGTGTTTGCTCTGTTCCTGGTGTGGACAGGAGGCGCAGTATGGAGAGTGGCCTAGGGTGTGAAGAGGTGCCCTGTGTTTGGCCACGTTTCCTGGTCCTTTTTCCAGGGCTCCTGGTTTCTCTTCCACCCCTGTTGTCCCATCAGATTGAGTGCTGGGTTTTGGTTGGGAAAATAAACCTTCTGGAATTGAAGATGTGTGTGCCTCAATGAGCTCAACAtgccccctttccctctgttggGAAACAAGGAAGGCAAGACTGGCAGAGGGGTttctccccagccccatcccaggaGGCTCTGACCTGGGCCTTCTCAGGTCCCTCTCCTTCTCAttggctccttccctcctctggttTCCTGGGGACCAGAGCAAGGGAACAAAGGCAGGGAGTGGTGGGAGGGAGACTGTTTGTGCTGTGTGGGTTGTCTGCTGGCTCCTTCCCTGGTGAGTccttcctcctcacctccctgCTCATCTGTACGGTGGGGCAAGTAGGGTGGTGAGGCCAGACCACGACAGCCTTGGGGACCACCACCAAGGAAGGCCTGGCATGCTGGGCAGACATGGGCTCATGAAGGAGGGCGGAGTGTGGAGCTGTGCTTATCGGAGTTTCTCGGGAAGGGGCTCTGGGTATGCAGTTGCAGTCAGAAGAGCTGGGGTGCTGTCCCTGATGCCCagaggccctcccctcccctgtgctcaAGGCTGAGTCTTCTGGAGTGTGAGGGGGCATGATGCTGAGGTTTTGGGGTGGCAAGAGGTGAATGACAGATCCAGCTCAAGAATCACTAGGTGAAAGCCAActgcttcttccttcttgctCTGGACTCCACACAGATTGACCCGGAGCCCCCAGGTTTCTTGGGTGTTGTCCCCTTCCTAAGTCATGGGAGCGGCCTCTTCCTTGGGTAGGTGTGGCCATGCTGAAGGACCTGGAGGGTCACGTTCAAACTCAGCCTCTGGATCCAGCCCTCAGAGGAGTCCTGGAGATAGGCCCTCCCCTCCCAGTGCCGGTTGTGTGCAGGTCTGTGGGCCAGAGACTGAGACCAGCGGGACAGGTCCAGCAAACTCTGCCCTGTTTCCTGCTGAGATCTTAGCTCCCAGGTCCAGCTCCAGCCCCCCTCCGAAGCCTGGACTGTCTTTGCCTTGTCCTCCACCTCCATAATGGGACACTCCCCACTCTCTGGTGATTCAGGCTCCTGGGCATAGGAAGGTGACTGGGGTGAGACAGCCTCTGGGGAGTGACTGCCCGAGCTCAATGGGCCAGGGGACctttcttggctcctttgtctgCCACCAGTTCATCTCATGGAGAGGTCATCTGCCCCTAGAGCCCTTTTCCAGCATCTCCTAAGCAGGGGCGTGTGTAGGGGGCTGGAGGGTCTCGTGGCTCTGGCTGTTCCTTGTTTGCCTTGGGGCTGGACTAGCGATGGGGAAGCAGTAGGTCTGGCTTCCCTTGGATGGtgatccttccctcccccttcaccCTCCAGAGCTCACTGATGGAGACACCTCTTGAGAAGGCCCTGACCACTATGGTCACCACTTTCCATAAATATTCGGGGAGAGAAGGCAGCAAACTGACCCTGAGCAGGAGGGAACTAAAGGAGCTGATCAGGAAGGAGCTGTGTCTTGGAGAGGTAGGTGACTATTCCCCCAGCCCAAAGCCTGAGTTCTCCCTGCGCACAccatgggggaggaagagaacagaggaagCACCACACCACTGTAGGGGCGCCCCTTCTGTGAGGTAGGACGCCCCAGCTCTGCATCTGTAGAGAACCAGCAGAGGGGACACGCACCTGCCCTCCCAGTGCTCTGCTCTCAGCCTGGAGTAGGGTGACCAATGGGACTGACAGAGACTAAGGAAGAAGGTGGACATCTTGGGCCAACAGGTGCACGGCCTCTGTGATGGGAGGTGAGTTGGGTCtccctgggaaggaggaagggccaTGTCCAGAGGGTGAATTCCAGCCTGCATGAAGGCCTAGAGGTTGGGGAGCCTTGTGTGTTGAGGCCGGGCGCACGGAGCCATCGAAGAGCCTGTGTGAGGAATCGTGGGGGACAAGGCCCCAGGGTGCCCAGCTCGAGCTGTGTGAGGTACAagggctgggcctctgcctgtGTGCTCTGTACAGCCAGGGCTCTCAGCTGGCACCGACATGGGAACAAAAAGTGTCCTGCTCGTTTGGGAACACAAGGATGGAAGGAGACAGACTGCTTCTCGCCAGATGGAGAAGGTGGGAGGTGGCTGACCGAGGGGAAAGCCTATGAGgaagttatattatttttacagctcgagaaaacagaggctcagaaataTTATCTAACTTGTCCAAAGACACCCAGCTAGTAAGAGGCCGagtccttccttcttccttgaaAATCTAGTCCTGGGGCCTCTCCAGTCACATTGTGAACCCTGGTGGGCCTCCCTTGGGCAGCAGACAGGAGCAGGTGTGGGTTTCACGAAGTTTGCCCTCCGGCTTTCCCGCCAGGCTCTCTGCATCCTGAAGTTAATGAGGGCAAAAGGAGGGGTGGCGGGTCCCCAGGGGTTAATTACAGGGCACAGAGGGCCTGGGGAATGCTGGGGCAAGGACCATGTCACAGAGAAGCTGTTTCCATCTCCATTTGTCCTGACGTGTGTCTCCTGTGGAAAAGTGGGAACTGAGGGCAGTGAAGAGGGGAGGGCAGAACTCGtctgtgttttcttcctgtcCCACCTGAGGGCCATGTTTCATCCTCTGTGGAGCTGGTCTGGGAGAGCAGTGGAGAGCAGGGGACAGACAGAACACGGCTGAGCCCCGGCCTCATCTCCACACAGCCGAGCGGCAAGCTCTCCCAGGAAGGGAAGGCCGCGGTGGCTTCTGGGCTCCGACACAGGGCTTTCGTGGCATGCTGTTTGGGTCAGGTCTCAGCTACCCTCTGCAGGGACGGAAGACGTCTGATCAGGCTCAGTGCCACACAGTCCCCAAGGCATTTCTGTTGGACGCTGTATAACGTCCAGACCACTATTTCCCTGGATGGTGGGAAGTGCTGTAGGAAGGGGTGCTTGGGCCGGCTTTCCTAGGGACAGTTGCTTGGATTCAGGGTGGGTCACCTCAGGGCGCCAGGCCCGGTGCTGGGTGTGCGCTGGGGGCTGAGACCTTCCGTGTTGAGGACCCAGCTAAGAGTCACCCTGAGGCTGTCTTCCTGGGTTGTGGGTGGCACCGTGCGGTGGTGATGCAGGGCTATTTGGGGTGGCTgacctgtccctctccctcgAAGAAGATGAAGGAGACCAGCATTGATGACCTGATGAAGAGCTTGGACAAGAACAGTGACCAGGAAATCGACTTTAAGGAGTACTCGGTGTTCCTTACCACACTGTGCATGGCCTACAACGACTTCTTCCTGGAGGATAGTAAATGACCAGGGCTCAGCCCCTTCCCCCTGGTCTCCGCAGCCCCTCTCACAGCCCCTCTCTGGCCCCTAgccctcacctcccttctggaTGGACCCTGCTTCCGCCTTCCCTTCCAGCAGGGCAAATAAAGATTTTCCATTCCTGGCTGGTTTTGAAGATGTCTTGTCTCCCTTGCctagggggggggggggcaagggagAACGCCTCTTCGCGTGGGCTGAGGGCCTCGGGGATTTAGGGTGGTgggcttcctcccttcctgccctgcctCGGTGTGGATGTCACTGAACTTCCTGGGCTTAGTTTTGCccttctggaaaatggggaaGTTGGGCCAGGCTTTCCCTTGACTCCCAGAGAAAGCGAAGAGGAAGCGCTTTGACAGGGCGGAGGAGGTGCGGGCGCTGGGGGAGGCTCCCCAGGGCGGCGGTGGACAAGCCAGTCTGAGGCCACAGGAGGTCCCCTCGCCAGCCTCCTTTCCCCACTTCCCCCTGGGCGGCTAGctcgccccgccccaccccagtcCTCTGTGGGGTCCGGGGCTTCCGGCTGTCTTCGCTCCCCTCTACGACTCAGGAGAGGATCTGGAAGCCGTTTCCACCGGAGGCTACAGAGCTC from Lutra lutra chromosome 15, mLutLut1.2, whole genome shotgun sequence includes these protein-coding regions:
- the S100A5 gene encoding protein S100-A5 isoform X2, producing MVILPSPFTLQSSLMETPLEKALTTMVTTFHKYSGREGSKLTLSRRELKELIRKELCLGEMKETSIDDLMKSLDKNSDQEIDFKEYSVFLTTLCMAYNDFFLEDSK
- the S100A5 gene encoding protein S100-A5 isoform X3, which translates into the protein METPLEKALTTMVTTFHKYSGREGSKLTLSRRELKELIRKELCLGEKMKETSIDDLMKSLDKNSDQEIDFKEYSVFLTTLCMAYNDFFLEDSK
- the S100A5 gene encoding protein S100-A5 isoform X1; amino-acid sequence: MVILPSPFTLQSSLMETPLEKALTTMVTTFHKYSGREGSKLTLSRRELKELIRKELCLGEKMKETSIDDLMKSLDKNSDQEIDFKEYSVFLTTLCMAYNDFFLEDSK
- the S100A4 gene encoding protein S100-A4, whose product is MACPLEQALDVMVSTFHKYSGKEGDKFKLNRSELKELLTRELPSFLGKRTDEAAFQKLMNNLDSNKDNEVDFQEYCVFLSCVAMMCNEFFEGFPDKQPRKK